Proteins from a genomic interval of Pseudomonadota bacterium:
- the clpS gene encoding ATP-dependent Clp protease adapter ClpS translates to MSELPENPATDDDSGVLAQEQEPQTKQPPLFRVVLLNDDYTPMEFVVDVLQRIFSMDRSKATRIMLEVHTRGRGVCGVYTYEIAETKVAQVNAYSREHQHPLLCTMEES, encoded by the coding sequence ATGAGTGAGCTTCCGGAAAATCCGGCAACCGACGATGACTCCGGCGTTCTCGCCCAGGAGCAAGAGCCGCAGACCAAACAGCCACCGCTGTTTCGGGTTGTGCTGCTGAACGACGACTACACGCCAATGGAGTTCGTGGTCGATGTGCTGCAGCGGATTTTCTCGATGGACAGAAGCAAGGCCACTAGGATCATGCTGGAAGTCCACACCCGCGGGCGCGGAGTGTGTGGCGTCTACACCTACGAGATAGCGGAGACCAAGGTCGCGCAGGTGAACGCGTACTCACGCGAACACCAGCATCCGCTGCTCTGCACGATGGAGGAGAGCTGA
- the gspE gene encoding type II secretion system ATPase GspE: protein MAVNPNELPADDAQLPQDESAASTGSGEHRYLPFPFAKRHGVLISAYEDGKAQLYCREGVSLSSLAEARRFAGVPLVPTRVSSERFDQLLREAYESGSNNAMQMVEGLNDETDLNLVADSLPEPSDLLESDDDAPIIKLINAVLTEAVKENASDIHIEPFENRLVVRFRVDGVMREVLQSKRAVAPLVVSRIKVMARLDIAEKRLPQDGRIGVRIAGRAVDVRVSTLPCGHGERVVMRLLDKQAGRLELTALGMEPGTMGYMDELIHKPHGIILVTGPTGSGKTTTLYASLTRINDDSRNIMTVEDPIEYYLDGIGQTQVNTKVDMTFARGLRAILRQDPDVVMVGEIRDKETAEIAVQSSLTGHLVLSTLHTNTAVGAVTRLHDIGIEPFLLSSSLIGVLAQRLVRVLCPECKEAYSPDPRERELLNLREDDPATIYRPVGCPACKHSGYTGRSGIYELLLVDEHMRTLVHNGASEQEIERHARTRTIGIRDDGRRLVLKGLTTLEEVLRVTRED, encoded by the coding sequence ATGGCTGTCAATCCGAACGAACTGCCCGCCGACGACGCGCAGCTGCCGCAGGACGAGTCGGCAGCGAGCACGGGATCAGGCGAGCATCGCTACCTCCCCTTCCCCTTTGCTAAGCGCCACGGCGTGCTGATCAGCGCCTACGAGGACGGCAAGGCGCAGCTGTACTGTCGCGAGGGGGTGAGCCTGAGCAGCCTGGCCGAGGCTCGCCGCTTCGCCGGCGTCCCCCTCGTGCCGACGCGCGTCAGTTCCGAGCGCTTCGACCAGCTGCTGCGCGAGGCCTATGAGAGCGGTTCGAACAACGCCATGCAGATGGTGGAGGGCCTCAACGACGAGACCGACCTCAACCTCGTTGCCGACTCCCTGCCCGAACCCTCGGACCTTCTCGAGAGCGACGACGACGCGCCGATCATCAAATTGATCAACGCCGTGCTTACCGAGGCGGTGAAGGAAAACGCCTCGGACATCCACATCGAACCCTTCGAGAACCGCCTGGTAGTGCGCTTCCGTGTGGATGGCGTGATGCGGGAGGTGCTGCAGTCCAAGCGCGCCGTGGCGCCCCTGGTGGTCTCACGCATCAAAGTGATGGCGCGTCTGGACATCGCCGAAAAGCGCCTGCCCCAAGATGGCCGCATCGGCGTGCGTATCGCCGGTCGCGCCGTGGACGTGCGCGTCTCCACCCTGCCGTGCGGTCACGGCGAGCGCGTGGTGATGCGTCTGCTCGACAAGCAGGCTGGTCGCCTGGAGCTCACGGCCCTCGGCATGGAGCCGGGCACCATGGGCTACATGGACGAGCTGATCCATAAGCCTCACGGCATCATCCTCGTGACCGGCCCCACCGGTTCCGGTAAGACCACTACGCTCTACGCCTCGCTCACGCGGATCAACGACGATAGCCGCAACATCATGACCGTGGAAGATCCCATCGAATACTACCTTGACGGCATCGGCCAGACCCAGGTCAACACCAAGGTAGACATGACCTTTGCCCGCGGCCTGCGCGCGATCCTGCGTCAGGACCCGGACGTGGTGATGGTCGGTGAGATCCGCGATAAGGAGACCGCCGAGATCGCCGTGCAGTCCTCGCTCACTGGACACCTCGTGCTCTCCACCCTGCACACCAACACGGCCGTTGGCGCCGTGACCCGTCTGCACGACATCGGCATCGAGCCCTTCCTACTGTCCTCTAGCCTCATCGGGGTCCTCGCCCAGCGCCTCGTGCGCGTGTTGTGCCCGGAGTGCAAGGAAGCCTACTCGCCGGATCCACGCGAACGAGAGCTCTTGAATCTACGCGAGGACGACCCGGCAACCATCTATCGTCCCGTGGGGTGCCCCGCATGCAAACACAGCGGCTACACCGGCCGCTCGGGAATATACGAGCTGCTGCTGGTCGACGAGCATATGCGCACGCTGGTCCACAACGGTGCCAGCGAGCAGGAGATCGAACGCCACGCCCGCACCCGCACGATCGGTATTCGTGACGACGGCCGGCGCCTGGTGCTCAAGGGTCTAACCACCTTGGAAGAGGTGCTCCGCGTTACTCGCGAGGACTAA
- a CDS encoding alanine racemase produces MDLPTPCLLLDPTVLARNIDAMSERTRHLGVQLRAHMKTSKSAEVMARLPRAPGASAPSIAVSTLREAEYLFDAGARDILHAIPLAPAKHARARALVARGARLGLLVDTPQALEQLISSAPASGEDLPLRVMLEIDSDGYRGGLAPEAPALMECAALLRTAPQAVSLGGVYGYAGRTYTASDATQGAQIVERCRRATLAATEQLRSAGLTVESVCLGGSPVAVFAEQLEGVDTLCAGVWMFNDLFQHGLGICALEDLAVSVLATVVSANTATDTVFIDAGALALSQDRSTAEQSRDTAYGLLADAATGRLLPGYRVTAVSQEHGHVTGPQVLARLPVGTQVRVLPNHVCMSAAGFEGYVVIGDDPRNTDYWPRVNGW; encoded by the coding sequence ATGGACCTTCCCACCCCGTGCCTGCTACTTGACCCCACCGTGCTCGCCCGCAACATCGACGCGATGAGCGAGCGCACGCGCCACCTTGGCGTTCAGTTGCGCGCGCACATGAAGACCAGCAAGAGCGCCGAGGTCATGGCCCGATTGCCAAGAGCACCAGGCGCCTCGGCACCATCGATCGCCGTGTCGACGCTGCGCGAAGCGGAGTACCTGTTCGATGCGGGCGCACGCGATATCCTGCACGCCATCCCGCTGGCGCCGGCCAAGCACGCGCGAGCACGTGCGCTGGTGGCACGCGGCGCCCGCTTGGGCCTCCTGGTCGACACGCCGCAGGCCCTCGAGCAGCTCATCTCATCGGCGCCCGCAAGCGGCGAAGATCTCCCGCTGCGAGTCATGCTGGAGATCGACAGCGACGGCTACCGCGGCGGCCTGGCGCCCGAGGCACCCGCTCTTATGGAGTGCGCAGCGCTGCTGCGCACGGCACCGCAGGCCGTTAGCCTCGGTGGGGTCTATGGCTACGCCGGCCGCACCTACACTGCTTCTGACGCCACCCAAGGGGCTCAGATCGTCGAGCGCTGTCGCCGCGCGACCTTGGCCGCCACCGAGCAACTTCGTTCGGCTGGACTCACCGTCGAGTCCGTCTGCCTGGGTGGCAGCCCGGTGGCGGTCTTCGCAGAGCAACTGGAGGGCGTCGATACGCTGTGCGCCGGCGTGTGGATGTTCAACGACCTCTTTCAACACGGGCTAGGCATCTGTGCGCTCGAGGATTTGGCTGTGAGCGTGTTGGCCACCGTGGTCAGCGCGAACACGGCCACAGACACGGTGTTCATTGATGCTGGCGCCTTGGCCCTGTCCCAAGACCGATCCACGGCCGAGCAGTCCCGCGACACTGCCTACGGTCTGCTCGCCGACGCGGCCACGGGACGCTTGCTCCCGGGCTACCGAGTGACTGCCGTCAGCCAAGAGCACGGCCACGTCACCGGCCCGCAGGTGCTGGCGCGATTGCCGGTCGGCACCCAAGTACGAGTGCTGCCCAATCACGTGTGCATGAGTGCTGCCGGCTTTGAAGGTTATGTCGTTATTGGTGATGACCCCAGAAACACCGACTACTGGCCGCGCGTTAACGGCTGGTAG
- the gspD gene encoding type II secretion system secretin GspD — translation MSQQHSPDDPNARRTSRATRSGWALAIVLLLVSPGADVFSQTGDDQYFTPNFVGVDVQDVIKIVANETGRSFIVDARVKGPVTFFGAPMPSDALYEAFLAMLQVNGFVAIPSGNVVKVLPDTNARQLPSTDLPTTLSDRSDEIVTHVIRVNNVGAAQLVPILRPLVPQYGHLAAHPASNMLIISDREANVYRLTRIIQRIDRDSDEEIEVITLEHATAGELVRVLTALNQAGARAADGSSQPVSLIADERTNSILVSGERTERLRYRTLIAHLDTPLETGGNTQVIYLRYADAEELAGRLTEQVNQQQQQNRTGGGGGQAQAGGGGGGSPAQRGGVIIWADAATNALVITAPPKVMRSLQAVIDQLDIRRAQVVLDAIIVDVSADRSAELGVTWITDATSTAASAGATNFRSSGNSIVDVAGAVAAADGSVPADASGLVQDGLTFGLGRIREGGTSFAALLTALEGDARTNILSYPTITTLDNEEAELSVGQQVPFLTGSFSNTGANQGAVNPFQTIQRQDVGLTLKVTPQINEGDAVILDIELEVSSLSQGSAGAVDLITNRRTITQKVIVEDGGVVVMGGLIDESLTESEQRVPVLGRLPLLKNLFRARTAERNKRNLMVFVQPRILRDAEAAALATNEKYTQVRGQTIYDRKGGLLGGETPPSIPPLIDLRTRGISGALNDAAAEAASPAANP, via the coding sequence ATGAGTCAGCAACACTCCCCCGACGACCCCAACGCTCGCCGCACATCACGGGCGACGCGGTCCGGCTGGGCGCTCGCGATCGTCCTCTTGCTCGTGAGCCCGGGTGCTGACGTGTTCTCGCAAACGGGCGACGATCAGTACTTCACGCCCAACTTCGTCGGCGTCGACGTGCAGGACGTTATCAAGATCGTCGCCAACGAGACCGGCCGCAGCTTCATCGTAGACGCGCGCGTCAAAGGTCCCGTCACCTTCTTCGGCGCGCCGATGCCGAGCGACGCCCTCTACGAGGCCTTCCTCGCCATGCTGCAGGTGAATGGCTTCGTCGCCATCCCATCGGGCAACGTGGTGAAGGTGCTACCGGACACGAACGCGCGCCAGCTGCCGAGCACCGATCTGCCGACCACTCTCAGCGACCGCTCCGACGAGATCGTCACCCACGTGATCCGGGTCAACAACGTGGGCGCTGCCCAGCTGGTGCCGATCTTGCGCCCGCTCGTGCCCCAGTACGGACATTTGGCGGCGCACCCCGCCTCGAACATGCTGATCATCTCCGACCGTGAGGCCAACGTATATCGCCTCACGCGCATCATCCAGCGCATCGACCGCGACTCGGACGAGGAGATTGAGGTCATCACCCTCGAGCACGCCACCGCCGGCGAATTGGTGCGCGTGCTCACCGCCCTGAACCAGGCCGGGGCTCGCGCTGCCGACGGCTCCTCACAGCCGGTCAGCCTGATCGCCGACGAGCGAACCAACAGCATCCTGGTCTCTGGCGAACGGACGGAGCGCCTGCGCTATCGCACGCTTATCGCTCACCTCGACACGCCCCTCGAAACTGGCGGCAACACCCAGGTGATCTACCTGCGCTACGCCGACGCCGAGGAACTGGCCGGCCGCCTCACGGAGCAGGTCAACCAGCAGCAACAGCAAAACCGCACCGGCGGTGGCGGCGGCCAGGCTCAAGCCGGCGGCGGTGGCGGCGGTAGCCCAGCTCAGCGTGGTGGCGTCATCATCTGGGCCGATGCGGCGACCAACGCCCTCGTGATCACAGCACCGCCCAAGGTGATGCGCTCCCTGCAGGCGGTGATCGATCAGCTCGACATCCGCCGCGCCCAGGTGGTGCTCGACGCCATCATCGTCGATGTCTCTGCCGACCGCTCCGCGGAGTTGGGCGTGACCTGGATAACAGATGCCACGAGCACGGCCGCGTCCGCCGGCGCCACCAATTTTCGCTCGAGCGGCAACAGCATCGTAGACGTCGCCGGGGCCGTCGCCGCGGCTGACGGCAGCGTGCCGGCCGACGCGTCAGGACTGGTGCAAGACGGGCTCACCTTCGGTCTTGGTCGCATACGCGAGGGCGGCACGAGCTTCGCGGCGCTGCTGACCGCGCTCGAGGGAGACGCGCGTACCAACATCCTCTCCTACCCCACGATCACCACCCTAGACAACGAAGAGGCGGAGCTCAGCGTTGGCCAGCAGGTACCATTCCTGACCGGATCCTTCAGTAACACCGGCGCCAACCAAGGCGCGGTCAACCCGTTCCAGACGATTCAGCGTCAGGACGTGGGCCTGACCCTAAAGGTCACGCCTCAGATCAACGAAGGCGACGCCGTGATCCTCGATATCGAGCTCGAGGTGTCTAGCCTTAGCCAGGGCTCGGCAGGTGCCGTGGACCTCATCACCAACCGGCGCACGATCACACAAAAGGTGATCGTGGAAGATGGCGGTGTCGTGGTGATGGGCGGTCTGATCGACGAGTCGCTGACCGAGAGCGAACAGCGCGTGCCGGTGCTCGGGCGCCTACCGCTGCTGAAGAATTTGTTCAGGGCCCGGACGGCGGAGAGGAATAAGCGTAATCTGATGGTGTTCGTGCAGCCGCGGATATTGCGTGACGCAGAGGCGGCGGCCCTCGCCACCAACGAGAAGTACACGCAGGTGCGCGGGCAGACCATCTACGACCGTAAGGGCGGGCTGCTCGGCGGTGAGACACCGCCGTCGATTCCACCGCTGATCGATCTGCGCACACGCGGCATCAGCGGCGCGTTGAACGACGCCGCCGCCGAAGCTGCAAGTCCGGCGGCTAACCCCTGA
- the clpA gene encoding ATP-dependent Clp protease ATP-binding subunit ClpA has protein sequence MLSRELEFTINEGFRRAREKGHEFITVEHLLLALLDVPEVEEILHACRADVLELKRQLTEFIDESTPVAGTERDQEVQPTLGFQRVLQRAVFHVQSSGKSEVGPANVLVAIFGEKKSQAIHLLNAQDVKRLDVVNFISHGISKIDDESERPSTESGESEKDGEANRSPLEKYAVNLNQRADEGRIDPLIGRSLEIERTVQILCRRRKNNPLYVGEAGVGKTAIAEGLARKIVEGDVPDVLTDCTIYALDLGSLIAGTKYRGDFEKRLKGVLSELKRLPGAVLFIDEIHTLIGAGAASGGVMDASNLIKPVLANGELRCIGSTTYNEYRAIFEKDHALARRFQKIDVPEPSIDETVEILVGLQSRFEEHHSVTYDFDALKAAAELAAKHINDRHLPDKAIDVIDEAGANIRLQPPESRASQVTVQDIEAIVAKVARIPAKSVSASDRDQLRTLERDLKLVIFGQDPAIATLASAIKMSRSGLGDEHKPVGSFLFAGPTGVGKTEVTRQLAMSLGVELVRFDMSEYMERHTVSRLIGAPPGYVGYDQGGLLTEAINKHPHSVLLLDEIEKAHPDVFNLLLQVMDHGTLTDNNGRKADFRHVIIVMTTNAGAAEMSRSSIGFTQQDHTTDGMEIIRKQFTPEFRNRLDAIIQFAALPPQVVVRVVDKLLLELEMQLEDKGVSLEVDADAKAWLGEHGYDEKMGARPMARLIQDKIKRPLADELLFGRLADGGVAVVSVEDDELSISTREGETLSPVT, from the coding sequence GTGCTCAGCCGAGAACTCGAGTTCACGATCAACGAGGGCTTCCGCCGCGCGCGGGAGAAGGGCCACGAATTCATCACCGTCGAGCACCTATTGCTGGCGCTGCTCGACGTGCCGGAGGTGGAGGAGATCCTCCATGCCTGCCGAGCGGACGTGCTCGAGCTGAAGCGTCAACTCACGGAGTTCATCGACGAGTCCACGCCCGTCGCAGGCACCGAACGCGATCAGGAGGTGCAGCCCACGCTTGGCTTCCAGCGCGTTCTGCAGCGCGCCGTGTTCCACGTGCAGTCGAGCGGCAAGTCCGAGGTGGGGCCAGCCAACGTGCTGGTGGCCATCTTCGGCGAAAAGAAATCTCAGGCGATTCACCTGCTGAATGCGCAGGACGTGAAGCGCCTGGACGTGGTGAATTTCATCTCCCACGGCATCTCCAAGATCGATGACGAGAGTGAGCGGCCGTCCACCGAGTCGGGTGAGTCCGAGAAGGACGGGGAGGCGAACCGCAGCCCCCTCGAGAAGTACGCGGTCAACCTCAACCAGCGTGCGGACGAGGGCCGTATCGACCCGCTGATCGGCCGTTCGCTGGAAATTGAGCGCACGGTGCAGATCCTCTGCCGGCGCCGCAAGAACAACCCCCTCTACGTGGGTGAGGCCGGCGTAGGCAAGACCGCGATCGCCGAGGGCCTCGCGCGCAAGATCGTGGAGGGCGACGTCCCCGACGTGCTGACCGATTGCACCATCTACGCCCTGGACTTGGGCTCGCTGATCGCCGGTACCAAGTATCGTGGCGACTTCGAGAAGCGCCTGAAGGGCGTGCTCTCAGAGCTCAAGCGCCTTCCGGGCGCCGTACTATTCATCGATGAGATCCACACGCTGATCGGCGCCGGGGCGGCCTCGGGCGGGGTGATGGACGCGTCGAACCTGATCAAGCCCGTGCTCGCCAATGGCGAGCTGCGCTGCATCGGCTCGACCACCTACAACGAGTACCGAGCGATCTTCGAGAAGGACCACGCCCTCGCGCGGCGCTTCCAGAAGATCGATGTGCCCGAGCCGAGCATCGACGAGACGGTGGAGATCCTCGTCGGCCTGCAGTCGCGCTTCGAAGAGCACCACTCGGTGACCTATGACTTCGACGCGCTGAAGGCGGCGGCAGAGCTCGCGGCCAAGCACATCAATGACCGTCATCTGCCGGACAAGGCGATCGACGTGATCGATGAGGCAGGCGCCAATATTCGCCTGCAGCCGCCGGAGTCGCGAGCAAGCCAGGTGACCGTGCAGGATATTGAGGCCATCGTGGCAAAGGTCGCACGGATTCCGGCCAAGAGCGTATCCGCCTCGGATCGCGACCAGCTGCGCACGCTCGAGCGAGACCTGAAGCTGGTGATCTTCGGTCAGGACCCGGCCATCGCTACGCTGGCCTCTGCGATCAAGATGTCTCGCTCAGGACTCGGCGACGAGCACAAGCCGGTCGGCTCCTTCCTGTTCGCTGGCCCCACCGGAGTGGGCAAGACGGAAGTCACGCGCCAGTTGGCCATGAGCCTTGGCGTGGAGCTGGTTCGCTTCGACATGTCCGAGTACATGGAGCGGCACACGGTCTCGCGCCTGATCGGTGCGCCGCCGGGCTACGTCGGCTATGACCAGGGCGGCCTGCTCACCGAGGCGATCAACAAGCACCCGCACAGCGTGCTCCTGCTCGATGAGATCGAGAAGGCGCACCCCGACGTGTTCAACCTGCTGCTGCAGGTGATGGACCACGGCACGCTCACGGACAACAACGGCCGCAAAGCCGATTTCCGCCACGTGATCATCGTGATGACCACCAACGCCGGTGCTGCCGAGATGAGTCGATCGTCGATCGGCTTCACTCAGCAGGACCACACGACGGACGGCATGGAGATCATCCGCAAGCAGTTCACGCCGGAGTTCCGCAATCGTCTCGACGCCATCATCCAGTTCGCCGCGCTGCCCCCGCAGGTGGTCGTGCGGGTGGTCGACAAGCTGCTACTCGAGCTCGAGATGCAGCTGGAGGACAAGGGTGTGAGCCTCGAGGTCGACGCGGACGCCAAGGCTTGGCTCGGCGAGCACGGCTACGACGAGAAGATGGGTGCTCGGCCCATGGCGCGACTCATTCAGGACAAGATCAAACGGCCCTTGGCTGACGAGCTGCTGTTTGGGCGTCTCGCTGACGGCGGCGTCGCCGTGGTCAGCGTGGAGGACGACGAGCTGTCGATCAGCACTCGCGAAGGCGAGACGCTGTCTCCGGTCACCTGA
- the gspF gene encoding type II secretion system inner membrane protein GspF — translation MGAFEYVAVDANGKNRKGVLEGDTPRQVRQLLRDRALLPVKVTEIAERAGKASASGSGKRAGSMGAMDLALMTRQLATLSRSGLPLEEALQAVGEQAEKPGVTSVTLGVRSRVVEGHTLADGLRDFPRAFPEIYIATVAAGESSGHLDGVLERLADYTESRHALQQSIQQAMIYPIILITLSLLIVTGLLTYVVPQVVGVFDNMQQELPLLTRVLIGLSAFMRENLLVIAVLLIVGALGARWLLQKPGPKRVFHRLQLRAPVFGRMVRGANSARFTRTLSILAGSGVPVLDALRISGEVITNVPMREAVAEASSRVREGAPIGASLASSRLFPPMTIHLIKSGEASGELEDMLDRAAGNQEREMESIIATLLGIMQPLLVLVMGGVVLIIVIAILLPIFELNNLIQ, via the coding sequence GTGGGAGCTTTCGAATACGTCGCCGTCGACGCCAACGGCAAGAACCGCAAGGGTGTCCTCGAGGGCGATACGCCGCGCCAGGTGCGCCAGCTCCTGCGCGACCGCGCGCTGCTGCCGGTCAAGGTCACGGAGATCGCGGAGAGAGCTGGCAAGGCCAGCGCGAGCGGCAGCGGAAAGCGCGCGGGCTCGATGGGGGCGATGGATCTCGCGCTCATGACCCGGCAACTCGCCACCCTCAGCCGCTCTGGCCTGCCGCTCGAGGAAGCTCTGCAGGCCGTCGGTGAGCAAGCTGAAAAACCCGGCGTCACCTCCGTCACCCTCGGGGTGCGATCGCGGGTTGTCGAGGGTCACACGCTGGCCGACGGTCTGCGTGATTTCCCTCGCGCCTTTCCGGAGATCTACATCGCGACCGTAGCAGCGGGCGAGTCCTCAGGCCACCTGGACGGCGTACTCGAGCGTCTGGCGGACTACACGGAGAGCCGCCACGCGCTGCAGCAGAGCATCCAGCAAGCGATGATCTACCCGATCATCCTCATCACCCTATCCCTGCTCATCGTTACCGGCCTGCTCACCTACGTGGTCCCGCAGGTGGTGGGGGTGTTCGACAATATGCAGCAGGAGCTACCGCTGCTCACTCGAGTACTGATCGGGCTCAGCGCGTTCATGCGCGAGAACCTGCTGGTGATCGCGGTGCTGCTCATCGTGGGGGCCCTAGGCGCTCGCTGGTTGCTGCAGAAGCCGGGCCCAAAGCGGGTGTTTCACCGGCTGCAGCTGCGCGCTCCGGTGTTCGGACGCATGGTCCGCGGGGCTAACTCAGCCCGTTTCACGCGCACGCTAAGCATCCTGGCCGGTAGCGGCGTGCCGGTGCTCGATGCGCTGCGCATCTCTGGCGAGGTGATCACGAACGTCCCCATGCGTGAGGCCGTAGCGGAGGCCTCCTCGCGGGTGCGCGAAGGGGCTCCGATCGGCGCTTCACTCGCGAGCAGCCGCCTGTTTCCGCCGATGACCATTCACCTGATCAAGAGCGGCGAGGCCAGCGGCGAGTTGGAGGACATGCTCGACCGCGCCGCCGGTAACCAAGAGCGTGAGATGGAATCGATCATCGCCACGCTCCTCGGCATCATGCAGCCGCTGCTGGTGCTGGTGATGGGCGGCGTAGTGCTCATCATCGTGATCGCCATCCTCCTACCGATCTTCGAACTCAACAACCTGATCCAATAG
- the gspC gene encoding type II secretion system protein GspC, translating to MNIAPAIDRLRQTPPDQLLIQASKVLPPWVALVLAVAVAWNLGQIVWLLIPQPDLGPVAAPPATSAGPSISAGPGGRESAAGIVSAHLFGEFNPDATPVVVADLTPDDDLEEDRSLKLLGVLADNSGRAGQAVIVNSRNSAAVYRVGDQVEGEQAKVDGVYSQWVRISKNGQLTKLSLPEIADLAASPTPARRRSAVRRAPSRNRAQNKSVQSLVDQVAAGQVKLSDLLRPQPVFDSGELKGYRVYPGKDRQAFARLGLRPGDLVTQINGAALDNPNRGFEIFKQLEGQVPIAVTVERNGSTETIVLDPGQAALSGG from the coding sequence ATGAACATCGCACCTGCCATCGACCGCCTGCGCCAAACCCCGCCTGATCAGCTGCTGATCCAGGCCTCCAAGGTGTTGCCGCCCTGGGTAGCTCTGGTGCTCGCCGTGGCCGTGGCCTGGAACCTTGGACAAATCGTCTGGCTGCTGATTCCCCAGCCCGATCTGGGGCCTGTCGCCGCGCCGCCGGCGACCAGCGCAGGTCCGTCGATCAGCGCCGGGCCGGGGGGGCGAGAGTCTGCGGCGGGCATCGTGAGCGCCCACCTATTCGGTGAATTCAATCCGGATGCGACCCCGGTGGTGGTGGCCGACCTCACGCCCGACGACGACTTGGAGGAAGATCGCAGCCTCAAGCTTCTCGGTGTGTTGGCGGACAACAGCGGCCGGGCGGGCCAGGCGGTTATCGTCAACTCGCGCAACAGTGCCGCAGTCTACCGTGTGGGGGACCAAGTCGAGGGCGAGCAGGCCAAGGTGGACGGGGTGTACTCCCAGTGGGTGCGCATTAGTAAGAACGGCCAGCTGACCAAGCTGTCCCTGCCTGAAATCGCCGATCTCGCGGCCAGCCCCACGCCAGCGCGGCGACGCAGTGCCGTACGTCGCGCGCCATCGCGCAACCGGGCCCAAAACAAGTCCGTGCAGAGCTTGGTCGACCAAGTCGCCGCAGGCCAGGTAAAGCTCAGCGATCTCCTTCGTCCCCAGCCAGTATTCGACAGCGGCGAGCTTAAGGGCTACCGCGTGTACCCCGGCAAGGACCGCCAGGCCTTCGCCCGCCTCGGTCTGCGCCCCGGCGATCTCGTCACGCAAATCAACGGCGCCGCGTTAGACAACCCCAATCGGGGCTTCGAGATTTTTAAACAGCTCGAGGGTCAGGTGCCGATCGCCGTGACCGTCGAACGTAACGGCAGCACGGAGACCATCGTGCTCGATCCGGGTCAAGCCGCCCTAAGCGGGGGCTGA